GGTTGgttgaagatgacatcacaaCACAGCAAAGAACTCTATATGGGGAACAGGAATATTCAAAGGTGGAGGGGGGTTTAGCTGCTTTTAAGTCTAGAGAGTATTGACACATTCATGCAAAACTTCTAAAACCCTCCTGGAGAATCAGTGGTAGACATGGATTAAAGCTGCTGTCTAATATGTGGAGAGATGGAGTCAGACAGTGCTCACATATGGTCCAAGTCCACCAAGTGGTGCAGTTCTGATCAGTACAGTTTGACAGAGTTTGGctcagtaaaccctgatcttacttatgtttccactgctgatgtccatccagcctcgcTTGTTGTGATGGGAAgttgtctctttttagagaccTGGATCATTTGGCACATCTAAGTGATAAGAGCTGTTCGTTTGATCCCAGATGTCTCTTTattttggtaccagtttggcttttaaatttGTGTTAAGTAACGACATGAAAAAGGCAAGAAAGGACACTGGTACTCAAACAGGGTCAGCTCCTGTCGTTCATATTAAAGAGTCAGCTCATAGAGCAGGCTTCATTACTGGGTTGTTTTCCTCACAAAGTTTGTTTGCTTAATAGTAtaacactgatttaattaaaaacatgttagttaaaaaaataagggTGAAAAGCTGTCAAAGTGGCATGACTGGCCTCTTAGATCAGTACAAGACTCCCCaggactcttgtctcccttcatctgatAGACATGTAGTCACAGGACTGCAGGACTGATTTATTTGTAAtactgatcacctccatgctaGTCTATTGGATTACTTGGCATGGCAGGTCCCACCGCTCCAGTTACTGTGTCTTCAAGTATGCTAAGTGCTAAGTGAACATGAGAGAGACTGGTGCAGGTCCTGTGGACCCAGGAACATAAATGTTATCTTTGCACAAACCTGGGTACATAATCCACTCATCTGTGGTGTTTCTCCATTTCCAGGGAGATTCAGGAAGGTTCGATTCAACCTCTCATATGTTCCATTCCCACTGGATGATAGGGAATGGTTTTTGACACCCATTGATGTGGCACAGTTAGTTGAGTCCTCAGTGTAGGTGGAGCATTTCAGGACAGCTGAATGGATGAACAACATGCGTCCACAGGGCACAGGCTGTTGTGAGAGCTGTTAGGTCAAAGGTGAAGGCTGCCATTGCAAACTTAGAGAACAAATCTGTCATAACCAGTTGATTTTGTTGTTCATCCATGGGTCAGAAAGTTATTGgcaaaataggatttttttttttttttcttagtgctgtcaattgattaccaaaaaataatcaagttttTCACatcaagtatttatttttattattttaactttatgcacagcactttgaaagtgctttttaccaaaaatgtatcttttttattattatctataaattactattaattattaatgattaattacatttatttaaatttaattacatttaattacatttaaaatactgcCATTGACTTGTATTTtggttgagataaattagtacatgTATGGTatttaaatgcagaaatattaaacGAACTAGAGTtttcaaacttatttgtggtttgtaaatcagagtgtcttaattcactgagcaataatttttataaactgcagtagagcccagcagacaaacacatcaggtagaaaaaaaataacttgtgctgtgaagtgaatgatcaggtgtggtgttaccccgaggtagccgaggttgctgactgatgtccagcgGTCTCtggtcagtgtaataaatgtagctcaggccagctgctccactttagctgcctttttagctgtcatacagttcacggattcttgtgacagtagttctcgtaggttttctgtggtacgggtcatctGAGGCGAcctggatgatgtcttgaagccccttgttgtcaacgatgtcgatggtctgcagtctctggtgaTCCATTAGCAATCGCAtgagttagcttagatgttgtcgttttggggacaaatctgggtctgctggactgcgccGTTGTAGCTTGATGGTATGGTcacttgatcccgtgttgttgttagcgtctttgctaacattagcaacattagcttccACTGCTTGATCccgttgtggtcaaacttagtcatatgattaaattgcatttttattttttaacgcGTTAGGCTTTCCAGAGTAATCATGAGCGTTAACTTGTTTTATTACCAGGCCTAGTTTTTTTGTATGAGACTTACTGGAGGTGCTTTACCTTATGGTTTGGCCTTCTGCAGCTTAGGCAGGCCTGAAACCAGCCTCTGTCTCTGGCAGCTTTAGGTCTGCATCAGTTAAGCCAATCAACCCCTCCATGACTCACCTCTGCCATGAAGACTTCCTCAATGTCTGTTAAATGTTCTGGATCAGTGGTAGGACCAGTGTGGGGTCTCTGGAACCAACTGAGATCAACATCATACTGGTGTGTATCACTAACTCTTAAAAGGACATTATACTTCCAGACTGTGACTGAGGCACTAGTGAACTTTACAGTCCAACTTTTCCTCTTACACTCCTTTCCACCTAGCCAAAAAGACTCCTGCTTCACATCATAGACAGTTTGGTTACTTCCTAAATATTGAACAAAATCTACAAAACCTAAAACATAGTCCATATATTCCAACCAAGTGTGTAAAAGTTTTGTACAGTTCAacatttagagttttttttttaactatatgaattttcccctttttgtccTCAGGTTGTAGAGATGTCTGCTGCCAGCTGTCTGCTGACTGAAGATCAGTTCCTGTGCTCCATCTGTCTGGATGTCTTCACTGATCCTGTCGCCTTATCATGTGGACACAACTTCTGTCAAAACTGCATCACTGAACACTGGGATAGTAATGTCTCCTGTCAGTGTCCCAACTGTAAGAAGGTCTTCAACACAAGACCAGAACTACATGTAAATACTTTCATCAAGGAGATTGCTGCTCAGTTCAGACAGTCAGCTCAACAGaaatccagcagcagcagctcagagagACAAGTTTCCAAACCAGGAGAAGTTCCCTGTGACGTCTGCACTGGAACCAAAGTGAAGGCCCTGAAGTCCTGCCTGGTGTGTCTGGTCTCTTACTGTGAGACTCACCTGGAGCCTCATCTGACCATATCAGGTCTGAAGAGACATCAGCTGATGGACCCTGTGGAGAACCTGGAAGACAGGATGTGTGAGAAGCACGACAAACTGCTGGAGCTGTTCTGTAAGAACGACCAGAGGTGTGTCTGCGTGCTGTGCTCAGTTACAGACCACAAAACTCATGATGTTGTTCCTCTGAGAGAAGAATATGAAGGAAAGAAGAATGAAATTCAGCAGATGATCCAGAAGAGACGAGTGAAGATTGAAGAGCTCAAACTCTCAgtggagctcagtgatgagaacGCAGACAGAGAGATAGCAGAAGGTGTTGGAGTCTTCAGCGCTCTGAAAGAATCTGTAGAGAGACGCCAGGCTGAGCTCATCAACAGCAtcaaagagaagcagagagagacggagaaacAGGCTGAAGGCTTCATCAGAGAGCTGGAACAGGAAATCTCTGAGCTGGAGAAGAGACGTGCTGAGGTGGAGCAGCTCTCACGCTCTGAAGACCACCTCCAACTCCTCCAGACCTTCACGTCTCTGAACTCTGCTCCACCCaccaaggactggactgaagtCAGAGTCCATCCACCTTCATATGAGGGGACTGTGGTGAGAGCTGtgaagcagctggaggagacCATCAGTGAACAGATGAAGAAGCTGATCTGTGAGGTGGAGCTGAAGAGAGTCCAGCAGTATGAGGTGGATGTGACACTAGATCCTGATACAGCACATCCTGAACTCATCCTGTCTGATGATGGGAAACAAGTTAAACATGGTGATGTAAAGAAGGATCTCTCAGACAATCCAGAAAGATTTAATCAGTGTGTAAATGTCTTATCAAAGCAGAGTTTCTCTTCAGGCAGATTTTACTACGAGGTTCAGGTTAAAGGGAAGACTGAGTGGTTTTTAGGAGTGGCCAGAGAGTCGATCAACAGGAAGGGAATAATCTTGCGGACTCCTCAGAAAGGTTTCTGGACGATATGGTTGAGGAATGAAAATGAGTACAAAGCTTGTGCTGGTCCATCAGTCCGTCTCTCTCTTCAGTCTGGTCCTGAGAAGGTGGGGGTGTTTGTGGATTATGAGGAGGGTCTGGTCTCCTTTTATGACGTtgatgctgcagctctgatctaCTCCTTTACTGGCTGCTCCTTCACTGAGAAAATCTACCCATACTTCAGTCCTGGTTTGAATCATGCTGGTAAAAATTCTGCTCCTCTGATCATCTCTCCTGTCAGTCACACTGAGtagatagaaaagaaaaaaatggatcaTGCATACATTGTTGGGTCTTTTTTATTGTAGAGAAGCTCATAGCTTGGCTTATAACATTTTCCCATGTAagtataaataataaattgtaAATCAAACAGGATCATGTTCCTGATGTATAAAGTTCACCTGTTTTCCTGAAGTCTCAACAATAAAGTGTCCATAAATCTCCTCTCCTGTTGGTGTGCTGACTGGGAAAGCAGACGTTGTTTACATCAACTACCACATTTGTCCACTAGGTGTCGCTGCAGGACTTTCAAACACATGGAGCTGATCTGTGACTGAAATCTAAAAAGATCTCAGCTGTGACTCTCTGCTCAGTCTGACATGTTTTTGTccagatttttaaatgaaagcatcaaaataaaacagaatcagAAAAGAGCAGCTGAGAATAAACAACACCAAGACTTCTCTGAGCTTTAAAGGTTCAACTCTGAAAGTTTACACCTCCAAACCTCAGATACTACTATTGataatattatatttacatgtggAACCTTGATGTGATGTTTTCTGGCTGTTTTGATAGAAACGGAGATTTTAACTTAAAAGATTATTGAAGCAGAAATACATTCACAAGTCTATATAATGCTTACTACATtataacaacataaaaaatatttttaggagataaaaaaaaggtaaaattgaTAGctaaaaaaacccagagagtaAGACTtgcaactaaaaaaaaatgtaaaatcataaatcagGCCAACTAAAGGCAGATTTGatcaaaaacagaatatttattgTAAATATGTAACATATGAAAAGACTGCATAGTTTAACATCTTCAGTAACACACGGTATgcaggttgtttttattctggtGGATTTCtgagacagagaagaagaactcCAGCGGCGAGCGGTACTCCAACCACCACGGCGGCTGCAGGGAGGGAGGTGGAGGATCCTGACCCAGAGTCTTCATTGGCTTCTCCACTTGGATCACAGATAAGACCTCACAGACAGATACATGGGCCCCAAACTAACTAAACAAAGAAACCGCTGACTTCAACTTCACTTTTGACTTGACTGAACTGAACTTTTAACTAtttacaagaactttatttctacaactaaaataaaaactagttCCCAGGTACATGAGGAAGAATTAGAGAGGACAGTTcacttcattttgtttatttggttgttaaaataaaagagcTCTGAAAAGGTgtgcatttgtattttattttattttacctttaagaaGGAAAATCCACTTTAAAAGTGAACCTTCATGAACTAAATTTTCTGTgaataaatatttctttgttttaatataAAGTTGTTATTTTGGTTTTACTTACCTCCTCCTGTCAACCTGATGCATGTTGGTGTATTACTATTTCAACTGGCATCTAATCCATTTCAATCTAAAAATTAGTtagaatatttttatgttttcttaaataaatgaaaagtatGGTAAATGTTGAGCAGTAATTAGTCAGTCAAATTAAAATTCACTTTCTCGATGACCTGGCTACTCCACagataaacacaaaacacaacaacaacaaaaaaacaggggAAATATTCTTCCAGAGTGATGTTTAGATGCTCAACATCTATGGAAGAGGATAAGggctactgaaaaaaaaaattttgagactaatttttttttttaggtgtggtaaaaaagtcagaatactTAGATTAActcaaaattctgattttaatctatAAATTCTATCTGTCCTTTCAGAAATCaatctttaatctcagaattctttaACTCTGTAATTCTCAAGTAACAGaaaaccaatcacagccctttgTTTACATCAAAAGCTCCAGAACTCACTGAGGAAGGTTTCATTTATGGAtggttttgtttggtttgttcAAACATGAGTAAGAACAATTAAAATAAGAGATGTGGCATTTTACAAGGAATATTAACCAAAAGGACGTGGTTAAAGGCAGTCAAGTGGCtcaacaaaagtttttttttaatcggtGGCCCTAATTcgtatacatacatacatacatacatatatatatatatatatatacatatatatatatatatatatataataagtGTAAATTATATGTACGTGAAATAAGTGTAAAATATATGGCCCTGCATCATCTAGAGTTTGAACTCTTATGCAATTTGAAGATAaggatttttcccatttgttgtcataaaccgggcaaggcaagtttatttgtatagaacatttcagcaacaaggcaattgaaagtgcttcacacagggcATTAAGATacaatgaaaaatggaaaaagaaacacagcagaaacattttaaaagaaaattgtaaaaaaggataaaatcagcaaataaaacctgcaaaggataaaaacaaagatattaaAGTAGAAGTTGCAGTGCAGAGCTGTAGttgaagttaaattaaaaatgctttcaggatttttaaaagaaaagtgggaaaataaatcGACATGGAGTAAATGTActaaaatcttttatatttcatggtaCATCAGCTTGTATGTTTTAATGTAATGACAAGGTGTTTGTGGAGGAAGACTGATCCTCAAGTCCAGCTTTaaagactgatggactgtgttgtgaggagggcatgacgtgacgggccagtgttgtttttattttattatggaAGCCATCACTCTTAACAACACTACGACAGCGCAGGttcttacaaataaaacaaagtattgacAGTGTTATTATGGTTACATGAGTAAAAATCAGCGGTAGCTTCAGCAGGATTCTttcatgttagctgttagccgcTAAGCTATCGCTATGATGCCTAGCACTCAGGTTTGTCGTGTTGTCCGAGTGtttcactctggcgtggcatatcgtACTAATGACTTGGCTCCTGTATAAGTCTGTGccatctttaatgttttggaggCCAGAACAAGTCCACATATCtgctatgaatgcagcagaagctgcactgcCGGGTAGGCATGAGCAACCGGCTAGCTCAGACCAGTAGTCTCGCGTGATCTCGTTGACTAaccagaggagaagagggaagcaTCAActgcctgccgccaactagcggtcagggggtgaaattacaccacaaactaccgcaccaacaaaggaaattattaatcaaaaaaatatcagttctgcattttaaaatatcgatactgtATTGTGTTGTGGAATGTTGCgatattttctaacacccctAGTCAAGACGGGAGACGCCTCCTAAAGTGGTGAAGAACAAGTGAGCAAAGATCCTGTGGGACTTCCAGATCCAGACTGACAAGATGGTGATGGCTAATAAGCCTGACAGCGCTGGTCGACAAACATCAGAAGACAGCGGTAGTGATAGATGTAGCGATACCGAGCTACAGCAACATCAGGGAGAAGGAACACGAGAAGCTGGAGAAATACCAAGGACTGAAGGAGGAGCTAGAGAAGATGTGGGGTGTGAAGGAAACAGTGGTGCCAGTGGTGACTGGGGCACGGGGGGCTGTAACCCCCAAGCTGGGTGGATGGCTCCAGCAGGTACCAGGAACAACATCTGAGGTCTCCGTCCTGAAGTGTGCACTCCTAGGAACAGCGAAGATCCTGCAGAACCCTCAGGCTCCCAGGCCTCTGGTAGAGGACCCGAGCTTGAAGGAGACAATACCACCCAGGTGGGCAAGGAAGGGATTTATGTATTTGATCACTGCAACCCACACATTCAGATCACTgttgatttacattttcatttatacaTTGTTTGGTCTCATTATTTCTCTCAACCAAGTTGAACCAGTTTTCCTGCATTCACCAATATAATCCATTCTGATAACTGTTTTAGTGCCTTTCTGTCTGTTAAATCCTCCAAAAACCATGTACTCAGAAACAAACAGCATGAACACATATCTGAAATGTCTGTCTGCTattgtaaaacattttgattCTTTGATGGATGTAAATTTGTCAAGTGTTTCATACTGGCACCAATAACTGAAGATCAGTCTTAAGACAGAactgtttcccttttttctattcaaataaaacataaaacaacaaacatctCATGTGTCATTTTCTGATAGAGAGCAACTAAATGTGAACTCCTGAAAAGTGTGAATGTTGTTATATTAACTGGGGATCATTAGATGTCagggagtcattttgtacatgcactcctatATTTTTCTTCCACatggagaaggaggagaaggaaaGAGGGAGGTGGACAACAGCTGATAAGTCAAAAGGATATAGAGTTTATAGAGCGTGGAGCAGAAACATAATGAAACTGAGACTGTCAGAGAGACTGACCAACACTGAGAATGTACCAGAGGACATTTACTAAAGCATGAAAGTTTGATGGTTTGCTGTTTTTACTTCAGGATATCCTTGACTTTTCTACAGCTCAGACTTTATTGAGATGGTAGTGTAATGTTTACTAGGAGTCTGCTGGACTCTTTTATGCTCCATTTTGTTATGTATTAGCAGCTTAAGTTTGTCCCTTATTGTATACTGTCACGGTACCCTAATGTGTGTACGTGCTTACgtcacatctctctctctgtagttTGTTGAAATGAGAAATACACGTCGTTCACGGTCCTCCAGAGTCTggtgtttattcatttataagtTGTAAGATAACACAGAAGTATACAACAAAAACTGGCAACGAGGAGGTGCGCGCTCACGCTGTGTTTGTTGCTGAGGAATAAGGTCCGGgtttaacaagtttttgccCGCGACTGTGCAGCGCGACATCGTGGCGCTAGCTAACTGCCTGTGCACAGGTGACGGACCGGAACGTTCGGCGGACACGCTGCGGGGGAGGAAAGATCTCCTCGGTGAAAAGAGGAGACAGGAGTGACCTGCAAACGTAACGGATTGTGCCGGGACAGCACACGGATAAAAAGAAcagtaaacagaaaaagaaacagtaaAGGAGAGCAgacaaagtgtgaaaataagcCAAGGATAAGGCTAATTCCTGAAAGTGGAGGAAAAGACtgattttgcatgaaaatggcTGACCTTGTTGGAAATATTGgacagtttgaagaaaatacgGAACAATGGGGTTCTTACACTGAAAGATTTGAATATTTTGTTCTTGCTAACAACATTCAAGAGGATGTCATTGTGCCAACATTCTTAAGCATTATGGGAGGAAAGACATTCAACTTACTCCGCAACCTTGTGCAACCTGACAAGCCAGGAGACAAGTCTTATGATGAAATAGTGACAATACCAGGAAATCATTACTCTCCACTGATTATAGCAGAGAGGTTCAGATTCCATAAAAGAAACCAGGAAGATGGTGAATCAGTATCACAGTTTGTAGCTGTACTGAAACGCTTATCTGAACACTGTGACTTTGGACGTTCACTTAATGATACCATATGTGACCGGCTTGTTTGTGGTCTACGTAATGAAGCCATTCAGAAACGGTTATTAACCGAGGCCCATCTGACACTGGAAAGAGCCATTGAAATAAGTGTATCAATGGAGATGGTAGCTCGAGAAGCACAGCAGCTAAGTGCATCAACCCAAGTGCATAAGTTGGCCCTTGAAACCAACACAACAGCTGGAAAATCATGCTACCGTTGTGGGAAGACGGGGCACCAGGCATCAGAATGTTGGTGTAAGGACTTAGACTGCCGAAAATGTGGAAAGAAAGGCCATACTGAACATGCATGTAAAAGCAAAAAGcctcagacacagaaacagcacagTAACATAAAGAAACGTGGCTTcttcagaaacaaaaataaacatgtcaaTAAGATGGAGCATGAACAAGAGGATTCAAGTGACTGTGTTTCTGATGATGAGGATACTGTGCATGTTTTATCCATCAAGGACAGTGAGGACGGGTACTGGGTCACGCCCCTGCTGGAGAACAAAGCAGTACGGATGCAAGTGGACACTGGAACTCGAGTGTCCATGGTCTCTGAAGCTGTTTTCAAGGACAAGCTGCAGCACCTCACTCTCCGAGCTACTAAGTTGAAGTTGAGAACCTACACAGGTGAGCCTGTTCCAGTTTTGGGAGTTGTGGATGTGACAGTAAAACATAACAACTAGCAAATGACTCTTCCACTCTACATCATTCCAGGAAATCGCCCAGCTTTGCTAGGCTGGGGATGGCTTAAAAAGCTTAGACTAAACTGGCAAGAAGTGTTCTTTATTAATGATAAAAGCACTAGTATATTACAAGAGAtcttgaaaaaacactccagagtCTTTGATGGAGAACTTGGCAGCATGAAGGATATCCCAGTAAAGTTAGCTGTCAAACCAGGAAGCACCCCAAAGTGTCTCAAAGCGAGACCAGTCCCCTACGCCATCAAACCAAAGGTGGAGGCCGAGTTAGACaagttggtgaaaagtggagTATTGCAACCTGTGAGCACAAGTGAATGGGCTACACCGATCGttcctgttttaaaaaaagatgggaCTCCAAGACTCTGTGGTGACTTTAAAGTTACTGTTAACCCTGTCTTAACTACAGAACAGTATCCATTACTGCTCATTGATGACCTCTTTTCAGGCTTGGCTGGAGGGCAGAAGTTTAGCAAAATAGACTTGTGTCAAGCATACCTCCAGATGCATGTTGACCCGGAGTCACAAGAACTGTTGACCATAGTGACACACAAAGGTCTGTTCAGGTACCAGAGGCTTCCCTTTGGGATTACTTCCGCTACAGCACTTTTCCAAAGAGCAATGGATCAGATTCTGAGTGGACTTCCTGGCGTCCAGTGCTATCTTGATGACCTGCTTGTCACAGGACCAGATGAGCAGTCACACTTACAGAATCTGGATGCAACACTGCAGAGACTCGAGGAATACGGTCTCAGAGTACGAAAAGACAAGTGTGAGTTCTTCAGACCTTCTGTTGAGTACCTGGGGCATGTgattgacagcagcagacttcATAAGGCACCATCAAAGGTGAAAGCCATCTTGGAGGCTCCGTCTCCGAAAAATGTGAGTCAGTTACGATCATTTCTTGGACTGCTTACATACTATGCAAGATTTGTGTCAAATCTAGCTAACAAGTTGAAGCCATTGCATGAGCTTTTAAACAAAACTAAGACATGGAAGTGGACGGACAAATGTCTGATGTTTATGTCTTCAGTTCTTTTAAAAGATCCATTTCCATCCTCCTCtcttttaattatttaacttcTATGAACAATGGCTGTTTAAGATAGAGGCTATCATCAAATATGACAACTAAAATGACATACCAGCACAAAGAAGCCGTGCTAAGAGCTAACTAGCCAACTTTAGATGACCTTTGGATTGTTCAAAGCACAGAGCTAAATTTCTGTTTTACCTCACCTTTTTATTCCTCTCAAAGACATAAAACTGACAATATATATGACTTTTATAACGTTTGGATAAAACTTTAACCCGTCGGCCTTTGTAGGTCAGTACAGCTGATCATATTTATTGAGTTTCAGCAACATAAACTAAAAACTTTGGCTTTTCTTCAAAGGAAAGTTCCTCTCAGCGACGTAGCCAAGACTGAGGTCCATCACTGTTGGAGTTTAAGAGAGAAAAGTTCACAACCACGAGGTCAGAAGCCTCAGAGATATTTTGGAGCGTATTTGTCCATTGTTGGACATcactcacaaaaataaataaacttatgAATGAGAGGAAACCGGTGTTACAGTTGCATGTGTTACCATGCTATCTGGTGTTCATTGGAGTTTTTTCATTAAAGACATATCTCATGAGCTAGTGTCAGTAATATTAGTAACATTTATGAGTACTCTTTGTATTTGCAGCATCTGTTACTAAGACAACCACAAACTGCTAAAGGTAACAAGTTCACATGGTCACCAGTTCAACCATAACACCTGTTAGCAGTGTAGACAGAgaagctgtgacagcaggatGTAAAAGTAGACAGCAGTTTGACAGAAGTGGAGGGTTTAGTGATGACTTTAGCCTGGATCAATGAGCTGGATAAAACTCTCTGAACTAAATGAGTCGTTGAACTAGTAGATGCTGTGGAGTCCTGTGATGTTCAGCTGATGTTGTAATCAAAATGACCTAGAAGTCAGAGTTCAGCTCCTCCTGCTGTTCTTCCTCATACTACCACTGAAACATACCGAGTCATTCACATGTGTACGAGTTTATCCCAGTGTGCATTCTGAGATTGTTAGCATGACCTCCTTGTACTTCTCTGCAGCATGCTGTGATGGCTCATGTTGACTTTTGTGGCATATTGAAAACTCCTAACGacaaaaagtgcagaaaactttTATTGAGCCACTTGACTGCCTTTAACCACGTCCTTTTGGTTAATATTCCTTGTAAAATGCCAAATctcttatttttaattgttcttATTCATGTTTGAACAAGCCAAACAAAACCATCCATCAATGAAACCTTCCTCAGTGAGTTCTGGAGCTTTTGATGTAAACAAAGGGCTGTGATTGGGTGACAGGTGTCACC
The sequence above is a segment of the Cheilinus undulatus linkage group 9, ASM1832078v1, whole genome shotgun sequence genome. Coding sequences within it:
- the LOC121515275 gene encoding E3 ubiquitin-protein ligase TRIM21-like, coding for MSAASCLLTEDQFLCSICLDVFTDPVALSCGHNFCQNCITEHWDSNVSCQCPNCKKVFNTRPELHVNTFIKEIAAQFRQSAQQKSSSSSSERQVSKPGEVPCDVCTGTKVKALKSCLVCLVSYCETHLEPHLTISGLKRHQLMDPVENLEDRMCEKHDKLLELFCKNDQRCVCVLCSVTDHKTHDVVPLREEYEGKKNEIQQMIQKRRVKIEELKLSVELSDENADREIAEGVGVFSALKESVERRQAELINSIKEKQRETEKQAEGFIRELEQEISELEKRRAEVEQLSRSEDHLQLLQTFTSLNSAPPTKDWTEVRVHPPSYEGTVVRAVKQLEETISEQMKKLICEVELKRVQQYEVDVTLDPDTAHPELILSDDGKQVKHGDVKKDLSDNPERFNQCVNVLSKQSFSSGRFYYEVQVKGKTEWFLGVARESINRKGIILRTPQKGFWTIWLRNENEYKACAGPSVRLSLQSGPEKVGVFVDYEEGLVSFYDVDAAALIYSFTGCSFTEKIYPYFSPGLNHAGKNSAPLIISPVSHTE